The DNA sequence TGCATCTCTTCCGGGATGCCGTGGCCGGTATCGGAGACCTGGACCTTAACGCTCTGCAGGAGATCATCGACCATCTTCCCGGGGAACGTCTTGACGGTCAATTCCCCGCCCTCGGGCATCGCCTGGATCCCGTTCAGGATCAGGTTGGAAAAGAGCTGGGAGATCTGACTCTTGTCGAGTTCGATCTCCGGCAGTTCGGTATATTCCCGTCTGATCTTGACCCCGGCCCCCTGCGCCTTGTCAGTATAATAATTCAAATTGTAATCGAGGATCTCCTCGACCTTGGCCCGGACAAAGGTCGGCTCGGTCGCCCGGGCGAAACTAAGCAGGCTCTCCACGATCCGGTCGATCCGGTCGATCTCGCGCGGCATGATCTCTCCCAGCTTCTGGCGATATTCCGGGTCGTCGATCTTCTGCGGCAGGAGCTGGGCAAAGACCTTCATCGACGAGAGCGGGTTTTTGATCTCGTGGGCCATCCCGGCGGCCATCGTCGCCAGGGCGGTCAGCTTGTCGGCCCGGCGGATCTTCCCCTCCAGTTCCTTCATCTCGGAAAGGTCCTGGACCGAAAGCAGAGCGCCGTTCTTTTTACCCTGGCTGTCGCGCAGCAGGGTCGAGGAGAAAGCGACCGGGACCAGCCCGCGTACCGGCGAGGATAAACCGGTCTCAAAGTTCATCAGCGGGGCGCCGCGCAAGGTGCTCTCGATCGCCCGGGGGATCGCCCCCATTTTCCCCCAAACCTCCTCGCAGGTCCGGCCGATAACGTCGTCCCATTTCCGGCCGGTGATCGACTCGGCCATCTGGTTGTAAGTGACCACCCGCCCTGTGTTGTCCGTGGTTAGCACGCCGTTAGTCATGCTCTGGAGTATCTCTTCACTGTAATTTTTCATCGTCAGGACCTCGTTATAGAGCCGGGCGTTATCGAGCGCCACCGCCGTCTGGTTGGCCAGCGTGGTCAGGAGCGCCAGGTCCTCGGCCGTGAAAAGATCGCCCGACAGCTTGTCGCCAAGGGCGATGATGCCGCTCAGCTCGTCCTTGGCGATGATCGGCACCCAGACCGTGATCCCCAGCCGGTCCATGGCGTCGCGCACGGGGACCAAGGCGGAATTGTCTTCGCGGCTAATCTCGTCCTCGACCTCGTCGCGCACCAGAATGTCGCCCTTCAGCGCCAGGCGGCTGATAATCGGGTTGCGCAGGTCGATCTCCATTCGCTTGTAATGCGGCAGGTTAAGGGAGACGGAGCGGAAATGCTCGTGGTCTTTATCGGGGAGAAGGAAAGAGATCTCGGCGACCCGCATCGTCTCCACAAAAGAGACCACGATCAGGCGCGACAGCTCCTCCAGCTTGATGACCGAAGCGATGTCGTGGCTGATCTGGCGAAGGATCTTCTGGTAGTCGTAGCGGCCGCGGAAAAATATCCGGTCGGCCAGCAGCTGGAAAAGGGTGACCAGCGGCTGGTAAGCGACGGCGATGACCAGGGCGGCCAGGGCGGTCACGGCCAGGGAAGTGTAGCCGATGATCTGCCGGAGATAGACCTCGGAGATCATGACCGCCAGGGCATAGAGCGCCATGATCAAGACGGTGGCAAAAGCGTAGACGGTGCCGCGCTGGATGACGACCTCGATGCTCATCAGCCGGTGTTTGATGACGGCGTAACTGACGAAAACGATATAGAACAGGGTAAAGAACGGGCCGAGCGTGGTAAAGCTGACGTTGCCGAAGAACGGCAGCAGGAGGTTGGTCAAGGCGACGGCGCTCACGCTCAAGAAAACACCGAAGAAGACATAGCCGAGCTGGACCTTTTGCCCGCCGACCGCCTGAAGATATTTCCTGACCAGCTCCTGCAAAGCATAGGCCATGTAAGCGACAAAAACGACCAGGAAAAGGGTGTAGCCGAAACCGCGGATCGGCACCAGCGTGGTTCCCTGAAGGCTGACTTCTTTCACGATCAGATCGGTCGACGCCAGGGCGAGCATCACCACCGCCGGAAAAAGCAGGCCGCCCAGATGCCAGAGCTTGATCTGGAAATTGCGGCGCGGAAAAACCCAGCTAAAATAAATGAACGATGGCGCCAGGACCAGGGGGCCGAGAAAGGCCATCCTCTCCCAGAGGAGTTTATCGGGAGAGGCATTGAGCATGTACAGGGAAAATGCCCAAAAAGCTACCGAGAAAATGGAGACGGAAAAAGAAAGGTTGACCTCGTTACGCGGGGCGGATACGACCAGGAAAAGGCCCAGACAAACGTTGGCAATCACCACGTAAAGCAGGGGCAGGAGCCAAAATTGGCCGGACCAGAGCGAGCCGATCGTCGCGACCAGGGCCGCCGCCAGCGCCAGGAAGATCACGCCGAGGGTCGTCAACCCTTCGATCCGGAGAAGGTTATGCCGGACTATGGCGTAAGTGATCAGTAAGGCCATGATCAAAGTGAAGGGGGGGGCGAGCGAGAACATTTCCGGCCGGCCGAAGAGCGGCAGGACCAGGCTGGCCGCTAGAACGAGAACGATGGAGATGACCGTGCCGAGCAAACTGTAGAAGAGCTGCAGCTTTACCCGGGCGGTGCTTTTGGCATATTTATAGTACAGGGCGGAGGTCGCCGCCAGAAAATAGAGGACGAGATAGATGGCGTAAAAGATATAGCCCCAGGCATAGATCGGCTGGGCCAGGTAGAGTTCGCCGCGGACGGTAATCCCGCGCACCAGCCAGCCGGTCGCGATCGAGAGAAAGGCAAAGGCGAACCCGGGGAAAAGGAGCCAGAGCTTCTGCCGGGTACCCAGATTGATCAGTTTGAACGGGAAGATCAGACAGAAATAAAGGAAATAGGCGGCCAGCAGGGCTAACCCGGCCGGCGTGACCCGGCGCCAAAAAAGGAGCCACTCGATGCTCGCGGCGTTATTATAAGCCAGGGAGCTTAAGGCCCAGAGAGCGATCAAAAACAGGATAAAACTGAACAGCCGGTTGAGGCGGCTCC is a window from the Candidatus Margulisiibacteriota bacterium genome containing:
- a CDS encoding ATP-binding protein, yielding MSLLLFLNAGLLATAALALSLACYIFVKGLGSRLNRLFSFILFLIALWALSSLAYNNAASIEWLLFWRRVTPAGLALLAAYFLYFCLIFPFKLINLGTRQKLWLLFPGFAFAFLSIATGWLVRGITVRGELYLAQPIYAWGYIFYAIYLVLYFLAATSALYYKYAKSTARVKLQLFYSLLGTVISIVLVLAASLVLPLFGRPEMFSLAPPFTLIMALLITYAIVRHNLLRIEGLTTLGVIFLALAAALVATIGSLWSGQFWLLPLLYVVIANVCLGLFLVVSAPRNEVNLSFSVSIFSVAFWAFSLYMLNASPDKLLWERMAFLGPLVLAPSFIYFSWVFPRRNFQIKLWHLGGLLFPAVVMLALASTDLIVKEVSLQGTTLVPIRGFGYTLFLVVFVAYMAYALQELVRKYLQAVGGQKVQLGYVFFGVFLSVSAVALTNLLLPFFGNVSFTTLGPFFTLFYIVFVSYAVIKHRLMSIEVVIQRGTVYAFATVLIMALYALAVMISEVYLRQIIGYTSLAVTALAALVIAVAYQPLVTLFQLLADRIFFRGRYDYQKILRQISHDIASVIKLEELSRLIVVSFVETMRVAEISFLLPDKDHEHFRSVSLNLPHYKRMEIDLRNPIISRLALKGDILVRDEVEDEISREDNSALVPVRDAMDRLGITVWVPIIAKDELSGIIALGDKLSGDLFTAEDLALLTTLANQTAVALDNARLYNEVLTMKNYSEEILQSMTNGVLTTDNTGRVVTYNQMAESITGRKWDDVIGRTCEEVWGKMGAIPRAIESTLRGAPLMNFETGLSSPVRGLVPVAFSSTLLRDSQGKKNGALLSVQDLSEMKELEGKIRRADKLTALATMAAGMAHEIKNPLSSMKVFAQLLPQKIDDPEYRQKLGEIMPREIDRIDRIVESLLSFARATEPTFVRAKVEEILDYNLNYYTDKAQGAGVKIRREYTELPEIELDKSQISQLFSNLILNGIQAMPEGGELTVKTFPGKMVDDLLQSVKVQVSDTGHGIPEEMQKKLFDPFFTTKYGGTGLGLTISHSIVDGHKGFIDVESRVGRGTTFTVTLPVSQGLL